One part of the Gossypium raimondii isolate GPD5lz chromosome 1, ASM2569854v1, whole genome shotgun sequence genome encodes these proteins:
- the LOC105776903 gene encoding probable leucine-rich repeat receptor-like serine/threonine-protein kinase At3g14840 isoform X2, protein MLFLPLLVFASIFSACCLATSTLGTTLAKDEVEALESIGRTLGKTWKFSVDPCGSGDESWAKFAEKDAYYVNNVTCDCRSSPCHIVRIVLKGQNLPGTLPPQLTRLPYLQEIDLSRNYLSGSIPPQWGSMKQLVKISLLGNRLTGSIPEELANMSNLTSLVLEHNNFSGKLPAALGNLPKIERLFLNSNNFIGELPETFARLTTLKEFRIGDNNFTGKIPGFIFQNWTNLTDIYMIASGLSGPIPDIVSSGNLKNIIISDLNGAESQISQLSNLSNLEILILRSCNLIGELPTSLNHMSSLKTLDFSFNGLSGEISISLPRAKHLILAGNMFTGAVPQWILDTNQIIDLSYNNFTSTGGVDDCQKSGLNLFASTSRINNSGAVSCLGNLNCPSEPSHYLYINCGGKVETVDNITYESDVYDDKLSTFHRSTYWAFSGTGIFLDDSITKGSLVRENKQVASSVGPLYINARLSYSSLTYYAFCLNNATYNVSLHFAEIDFTDGKNYSSLGRRIFDVYIQGKRELKDFNIKDKAGGVGKPILKNFTANVSDGTLEIRLQWAGKGTTSIPERGVFGPLISAISIFDPAYKPRKGSGGGISAAAEVGIVAAAIFATFLIVGGILWWSGCLRRRSTLERDLKGIELQTSCFTLRQIKDATNNFDAANKIGEGGFGPVYKGILADGTEIAVKQLSARSKQGNREFVTEIGMISALQHPHLVKLYGCCIEGNQLLLIYEYLENNSLARALFEEFQLTLDWPTRRKICIGIARGLAYLHEESRLKIVHRDIKVTNVLLDKDLNPKISDFGLAKLDEEDNTHISTRIAGTYGYMAPEYAMHGRLTDKADVYSFGIVALEIVSGTCNTKHSRVKEESFYLLDLANTLKQKGNLLDLIDPRVASHCDPEGAILMIDVALLCTNSTAAARPSMSTVVSILEGKASFSNIITNSSIYGSELNPKNLYENVEEKDVENNSLTKRMLGDGQWTSSSDLYPVSLTSSYWQNSSSTSKN, encoded by the exons ATGTTGTTTCTTCCCCTACTTGTTTTTGCTTCCATATTCAGTGCTTGCTGTCTTGCAACTTCAACTTTAGGAACTACTCTTGCAAAAGACGAAG TGGAAGCTTTGGAAAGCATAGGTAGAACACTGGGGAAGACCTGGAAATTTAGCGTGGATCCGTGCGGTAGCGGAGACGAGAGTTGGGCAAAATTTGCAGAAAAAGATGcttattatgttaataatgtCACTTGTGATTGCAGATCCAGCCCCTGTCATATCGTCCGCAT AGTGCTGAAGGGACAAAATCTACCAGGCACTCTCCCACCACAGTTGACCAGACTTCCTTACCTCCAAGAAAT TGATCTCAGTCGTAACTATCTTAGTGGCTCCATTCCTCCTCAATGGGGTTCAATGAAGCAACTTGTCaaaat TTCCCTTCTTGGAAATCGTTTAACAGGTTCAATCCCTGAGGAGCTGGCAAACATGAGCAATCTTACCAGCTT AGTCCTTGAGCACAATAACTTCTCTGGAAAGTTGCCTGCTGCACTAGGGAATCTACCCAAAATCGAGAGACT GTTTCTTAATTCCAACAATTTTATTGGTGAATTGCCTGAAACATTTGCTAGGCTGACTACATTGAAGGAGTT CCGGATTGGTGACAACAACTTCACCGGAAAGATTCCGGGTTTCATTTTCCAGAATTGGACAAATCTTACGGATAT ATATATGATCGCAAGTGGTTTGAGTGGGCCAATTCCAGACATTGTTTCTTCAGGaaacttgaaaaatat AATAATTAGTGACTTGAATGGAGCTGAATCACAAATTTCACAACTTAGTAATTTGTCTAACTTGGAAATTCT GATATTGAGGAGCTGCAATCTCATTGGAGAGCTACCTACTTCTCTTAACCATATGTCAAGCTTAAAGACCTT AGATTTCAGCTTCAATGGACTCAGTGGAGAAATTAGTATTTCTCTTCCACGTGCGAAACACCt GATTTTAGCTGGAAATATGTTTACTGGAGCAGTCCCACAATGGATTCTTGATACAAATCAAATAAT AGATCTTTCATATAACAACTTCACAAGTACAGGTGGTGTTGATGACTGTCAGAAAAGTGGCCT CAACTTGTTCGCAAGCACTTCAAGGATCAATAACTC aggaGCTGTTTCATGTTTGGGAAACCTTAATTGTCCATCAGAAC CTTCGCACTATCTTTATATAAACTGTGGAGGGAAAGTAGAAACTGTTGATAATATCACCTATGAATCTGATGTTTATGACGACAAGCTTTCAACATTTCATCGAAGTACTTATTGGGCATTTAGCGGCACTGGTATTTTTTTGGATGATTCAATTACAAAGGGTAGCTTAGTTCGGGAAAATAAACAAGTTGCTTCAAGTGTTGGTCCGCTTTACATCAATGCTCGCCTTTCATATAGCTCATTGACTTACTATGCATTCTGTCTGAACAATGCAACATACAACGTGAGCCTCCATTTTGCGGAGATAGACTTCACTGATGGTAAAAATTATAGCAGCTTAGGAAGGCGGATATTTGATGTTTACATTCAG GGAAAGCGGGAGCTGAAGGATTTCAATATTAAGGATAAAGCAGGCGGGGTTGGCAAACCAATTCTAAAGAATTTCACTGCAAATGTTTCAGATGGTACTTTGGAGATCCGTTTACAGTGGGCTGGAAAAGGGACAACATCTATTCCCGAGAGGGGAGTTTTCGGTCCTCTTATTTCTGCAATATCTATCTTTGATCCTG CTTATAAACCTCGAAAAGGTAGTGGGGGAGGTATCAGCGCAGCTGCAGAGGTTGGTATTGTGGCTGCTGCAATATTTGCTACTTTCCTGATTGTGGGCGGCATCCTTTGGTGGAGTGGATGCTTAAGACGGAGGAGTACATTGGAACGAG ATCTAAAAGGTATAGAATTGCAGACTAGTTGCTTCACCCTAAGGCAAATTAAGGACGCAACAAACAACTTTGATGCTGCTAATAAGATTGGAGAAGGCGGTTTCGGTCCTGTTTACAAG GGCATTCTGGCAGATGGCACAGAAATTGCTGTCAAGCAGCTATCCGCTAGATCAAAGCAAGGAAATCGCGAGTTCGTGACGGAGATTGGCATGATTTCAGCTCTACAGCATCCTCATCTAGTAAAGCTGTACGGATGTTGCATTGAAGGAAATCAACTGTTGCTTATATATGAGTACTTGGAAAACAATAGCCTTGCTCGTGCATTGTTCG AAGAATTTCAGTTGACATTAGACTGGCCAACTAGACGGAAGATTTGCATTGGTATAGCAAGAGGTTTAGCTTATCTCCATGAAGAATCAAGGTTGAAGATTGTCCATAGAGACATTAAGGTCACCAATGTGTTGCTTGATAAggatctaaaccctaaaatatcCGACTTTGGTTTGGCCAAGCTTGACGAAGAAGACAATACCCACATTAGCACCCGAATTGCTGGAACTTA TGGCTATATGGCTCCGGAATATGCAATGCATGGACGTTTAACTGATAAAGCAGATGTATATAGTTTCGGGATCGTGGCCCTTGAAATTGTTAGTGGCACGTGCAACACTAAACACAGTCGCGTAAAGGAAGAATCTTTCTATCTCCTTGATTTG GCTAATACGTTGAAGCAAAAGGGGAATTTGTTGGATTTAATTGATCCAAGGGTAGCCTCTCATTGCGACCCCGAAGGGGCAATACTGATGATCGATGTAGCTCTCTTATGCACAAATTCTACTGCGGCAGCAAGGCCATCCATGTCTACGGTGGTGAGCATCCTCGAAGGCAAGGCATCCTTTTCGAACATCATTACAAATTCAAGTATTTACGGAAGCGAGTTGAATCccaaaaatttatatgaaaacgTAGAAGAAAAAGATGTGGAAAACAACAGCCTGACAAAGAGAATGTTAGGGGATGGGCAATGGACTTCATCTTCAGATTTATATCCAGTAAGTTTGACATCTTCGTATTGGCAAAATAGCAGCTCAACCTCAAAAAATTAA
- the LOC105776927 gene encoding probable leucine-rich repeat receptor-like serine/threonine-protein kinase At3g14840, giving the protein MLAFRLLLASILLASCLPCYEFATTLQDNEVQYLRDIAKTLGKKDWNFNVDPCSGEEGWATPNAAKGFENAVTCNCTVSNDTVCHVVSIVLKAQNLQGSLPKDLVKFPFLQEIDLTRNILNGTIPPEWGSMQLVNISLLGNRLTGPIPKELGNISTLSSISVEFNQLSGALPPQLGNLPAIQRMLISSNNFTGEIPETFAKLTTLKDFRISDNQFTGKIPSFIQNWTNLEKLAMQASGLMGPIPLGIGDLEKLTDLRISDLNGTDATFPPLSTMKKLKILILRSCNLIGKLPDYLGNMTKLKTLDLSFNKLSGEIPDSFSNIRDVDYLYLTRNLLTGLIPSWILEKGENVDLSYNNFKAGSQGTTICQQRSVNLFASSSSSNTSGTVSCLRSFVCPKSWYSLHINCGGREVDVVGNATYEDDTDGAGASRFYQSRTNWAFSTTGHFLDDDRPTDSYIWTNSSKLSMNDSRLYMNARLSPISLTYYGFCMISGNYTVNLHFAEIMFSNDNTYNSLGRRIFDIYLQGKLVQKDFNIEDEAGGVGKAVIKRFPVTVTNSTLEIRLHWAGKGTTGIPVRGVYGPLISAISVNPNFIPPAEDGGSSGGISMGAVVGIVAGSVFAIFLIVLLLWWKGCLRQKSQLERDLKGLDLQTSSFSLRQIKAATNNFDVANKIGEGGFGPVYKGTLADGTVIAVKQLSAKSKQGNREFVNEIGMISALQHPHLVKLFGCCIEGNQLLLIYEYMEKNSLARALFGPLECQLKLDWPTRRKICIGIARGLAYLHEESRLKIVHRDIKATNVLLDKHLNPKISDFGLAKLDEEDNTHISTRVAGTYGYMAPEYAMRGYLTDKADVYSFGIVILEIVSGRSNTNCRPKEESFYLLDWVHVLKEEGNLLGLVDPRLGSNYDKEEVMTIINVAFLCTDVNAAARPAMSSVVSMLEGKASVQEFETDSSRFGDRSSSRAMMKKLYQHLEENSAPESQTHSMSTVGPWTSSSSAADLYPITITSEYLQNRDSAN; this is encoded by the exons atgttagcTTTTCGTCTTCTTCTAGCTTCAATCCTTCTTGCTTCTTGTCTTCCATGTTATGAATTTGCAACAACACTTCAAGACAATGAAG TGCAATATTTGAGAGATATAGCGAAGACACTGGGGAAGAAAGACTGGAACTTCAACGTAGATCCATGCAGTGGAGAAGAAGGGTGGGCTACGCCCAACGCGGCGAAGGGGTTCGAAAATGCTGTCACCTGTAATTGCACCGTCTCCAATGACACAGTCTGCCATGTCGTCAGCAT AGTGCTTAAGGCACAGAATCTCCAAGGCAGTCTCCCCAAGGATTTGGTAAAGTTCCCTTTCCTCCAAGAAAT TGACCTCACCCGCAACATCCTCAATGGCACAATACCCCCTGAGTGGGGTTCCATGCAACTTGTTAACAT TTCTCTTTTAGGAAATCGCTTAACAGGTCCAATCCCAAAAGAGCTAGGGAATATAAGTACTCTTTCCAGCAT ATCAGTTGAGTTCAATCAGCTTTCGGGAGCTTTACCTCCACAACTAGGGAATCTACCCGCCATTCAAAGAAT GCTTATTAGCTCTAACAATTTTACTGGGGAAATACCTGAGACATTTGCTAAGCTGACCACATTGAAAGACTT TCGGATTAGCGATAACCAGTTCACTGGAAAGATTCCTAGCTTCATCCAGAATTGGACAAACCTTGAAAAATT AGCAATGCAGGCAAGTGGTCTGATGGGACCAATCCCATTAGGCATTGGAGATCTGGAAAAATTAACTGACCT GAGAATCAGTGACTTGAATGGAACTGATGCAACTTTTCCACCACTTAGTACcatgaaaaaattgaagataCT AATATTGAGGAGTTGCAATCTCATTGGAAAGCTACCTGATTATCTTGGGAATATGACAAAGTTGAAGACTTT AGATCTCAGCTTTAACAAACTCAGTGGAGAAATCCCAGACAGTTTTTCTAACATTAGAGATGTGGATTACTT GTACTTGACAAGAAACTTGCTTACTGGTTTAATCCCTAGTTGGATACtggaaaaaggagaaaatgt TGATCTTTCATATAACAATTTCAAAGCTGGAAGCCAAGGGACAACTATTTGTCAACAGCGGAGTGT GAATTTGTTTGCAAGCAGTTCAAGTAGCAATACCTC GGGAACTGTTTCTTGTTTGAGAAGCTTTGTTTGCCCAAAAT CTTGGTACTCTCTCCATATAAACTGTGGGGGAAGAGAAGTAGATGTTGTTGGAAATGCCACATATGAAGATGATACAGATGGAGCTGGGGCTTCAAGATTTTACCAAAGCAGAACTAATTGGGCATTTAGCACCACCGGTCACTTCTTGGATGACGACCGTCCAACGGACTCTTATATTTGGACAAATTCATCGAAACTCTCTATGAATGATTCTAGACTTTACATGAACGCACGCCTTTCTCCCATTTCTTTGACTTACTATGGATTCTGTATGATCTCTGGGAACTACACAGTGAACCTCCATTTTGCAGAGATTATGTTCTCTAATGATAATACATATAACAGCTTGGGAAGACGCATATTTGACATTTATCTTCAG GGCAAGCTGGTGCAGAAGGATTTTAACATCGAGGACGAAGCAGGTGGAGTTGGCAAGGCAGTCATAAAAAGGTTCCCCGTGACGGTGACTAATAGTACCTTGGAGATCCGCCTTCATTGGGCTGGAAAAGGGACTACTGGTATTCCTGTTAGAGGAGTTTATGGTCCTCTTATATCAGCCATATCCGTGAATCCTA ATTTTATACCTCCAGCAGAAGACGGGGGTAGTAGCGGTGGTATATCTATGGGTGCAGTGGTTGGAATTGTAGCTGGATCAGTGTTTGCCATCTTCCTGATTGTATTATTACTCTGGTGGAAAGGCTGTCTAAGACAAAAAAGCCAATTGGAAAGAG ACTTAAAAGGTCTAGACTTGCAGACTAGTTCCTTCAGCTTGAGGCAAATCAAAGCTGCCACAAACAACTTTGATGTTGCTAATAAAATTGGAGAAGGAGGCTTTGGTCCTGTGTACAAG GGCACTCTGGCAGATGGCACAGTCATTGCGGTTAAGCAGCTATCTGCTAAATCAAAGCAAGGAAATCGAGAGTTTGTGAATGAAATTGGAATGATTTCTGCTCTACAACATCCTCATTTGGTAAAGCTATTTGGCTGTTGTATAGAAGGAAATCAACTGTTACTAATATACGAGTACATGGAAAAGAACAGCCTTGCTCGTGCATTATTCG GTCCTCTAGAGTGTCAATTGAAATTAGACTGGCCAACAAGACGGAAAATCTGCATTGGAATAGCTAGAGGTTTGGCCTATCTCCATGAAGAAtcaaggttgaagattgtgcaTAGAGACATCAAGGCTACAAATGTTTTGCTTGATAAGcatttaaatcctaaaatatCAGATTTTGGATTAGCCAAGCTTGATGAAGAGGATAATACTCACATTAGCACCCGAGTCGCAGGAACTTA TGGTTATATGGCTCCTGAATACGCAATGCGTGGTTACTTAACCGATAAAGCTGATGTTTATAGTTTCGGAATAGTGATACTTGAAATCGTTAGTGGGCGGAGCAACACGAATTGCCGTCCAAAGGAAGAAAGTTTCTATCTTCTTGATTGG GTTCACGTTTTGAAGGAGGAAGGGAATTTATTGGGTTTAGTTGATCCAAGATTGGGATCTAATTACGACAAAGAGGAAGTAATGACAATAATCAATGTGGCTTTTTTATGCACCGATGTCAATGCAGCTGCTAGGCCTGCAATGTCCTCCGTGGTTAGCATGCTTGAAGGCAAGGCCTCAGTTCAGGAATTCGAAACGGATTCAAGCCGTTTCGGGGACAGGTCGAGCTCAAGGGCGATGATGAAGAAGCTTTACCAGCATCTTGAAGAAAACAGTGCCCCTGAGAGCCAGACACACAGTATGTCAACAGTTGGACCATGGACTTCCTCTTCATCGGCAGCCGATCTTTATCCAATCACCATAACTTCAGAGTATTTGCAGAACCGAGACTCAGCAAATTAA
- the LOC105776903 gene encoding probable leucine-rich repeat receptor-like serine/threonine-protein kinase At3g14840 isoform X1, translating into MLFLPLLVFASIFSACCLATSTLGTTLAKDEVEALESIGRTLGKTWKFSVDPCGSGDESWAKFAEKDAYYVNNVTCDCRSSPCHIVRIVLKGQNLPGTLPPQLTRLPYLQEIDLSRNYLSGSIPPQWGSMKQLVKISLLGNRLTGSIPEELANMSNLTSLVLEHNNFSGKLPAALGNLPKIERLFLNSNNFIGELPETFARLTTLKEFRIGDNNFTGKIPGFIFQNWTNLTDIYMIASGLSGPIPDIVSSGNLKNIIISDLNGAESQISQLSNLSNLEILILRSCNLIGELPTSLNHMSSLKTLDFSFNGLSGEISISLPRAKHLILAGNMFTGAVPQWILDTNQIIDLSYNNFTSTGGVDDCQKSGLNLFASTSRINNSGAVSCLGNLNCPSEPSHYLYINCGGKVETVDNITYESDVYDDKLSTFHRSTYWAFSGTGIFLDDSITKGSLVRENKQVASSVGPLYINARLSYSSLTYYAFCLNNATYNVSLHFAEIDFTDGKNYSSLGRRIFDVYIQGKRELKDFNIKDKAGGVGKPILKNFTANVSDGTLEIRLQWAGKGTTSIPERGVFGPLISAISIFDPAYKPRKGSGGGISAAAEVGIVAAAIFATFLIVGGILWWSGCLRRRSTLERDLKGIELQTSCFTLRQIKDATNNFDAANKIGEGGFGPVYKGILADGTEIAVKQLSARSKQGNREFVTEIGMISALQHPHLVKLYGCCIEGNQLLLIYEYLENNSLARALFGPEEFQLTLDWPTRRKICIGIARGLAYLHEESRLKIVHRDIKVTNVLLDKDLNPKISDFGLAKLDEEDNTHISTRIAGTYGYMAPEYAMHGRLTDKADVYSFGIVALEIVSGTCNTKHSRVKEESFYLLDLANTLKQKGNLLDLIDPRVASHCDPEGAILMIDVALLCTNSTAAARPSMSTVVSILEGKASFSNIITNSSIYGSELNPKNLYENVEEKDVENNSLTKRMLGDGQWTSSSDLYPVSLTSSYWQNSSSTSKN; encoded by the exons ATGTTGTTTCTTCCCCTACTTGTTTTTGCTTCCATATTCAGTGCTTGCTGTCTTGCAACTTCAACTTTAGGAACTACTCTTGCAAAAGACGAAG TGGAAGCTTTGGAAAGCATAGGTAGAACACTGGGGAAGACCTGGAAATTTAGCGTGGATCCGTGCGGTAGCGGAGACGAGAGTTGGGCAAAATTTGCAGAAAAAGATGcttattatgttaataatgtCACTTGTGATTGCAGATCCAGCCCCTGTCATATCGTCCGCAT AGTGCTGAAGGGACAAAATCTACCAGGCACTCTCCCACCACAGTTGACCAGACTTCCTTACCTCCAAGAAAT TGATCTCAGTCGTAACTATCTTAGTGGCTCCATTCCTCCTCAATGGGGTTCAATGAAGCAACTTGTCaaaat TTCCCTTCTTGGAAATCGTTTAACAGGTTCAATCCCTGAGGAGCTGGCAAACATGAGCAATCTTACCAGCTT AGTCCTTGAGCACAATAACTTCTCTGGAAAGTTGCCTGCTGCACTAGGGAATCTACCCAAAATCGAGAGACT GTTTCTTAATTCCAACAATTTTATTGGTGAATTGCCTGAAACATTTGCTAGGCTGACTACATTGAAGGAGTT CCGGATTGGTGACAACAACTTCACCGGAAAGATTCCGGGTTTCATTTTCCAGAATTGGACAAATCTTACGGATAT ATATATGATCGCAAGTGGTTTGAGTGGGCCAATTCCAGACATTGTTTCTTCAGGaaacttgaaaaatat AATAATTAGTGACTTGAATGGAGCTGAATCACAAATTTCACAACTTAGTAATTTGTCTAACTTGGAAATTCT GATATTGAGGAGCTGCAATCTCATTGGAGAGCTACCTACTTCTCTTAACCATATGTCAAGCTTAAAGACCTT AGATTTCAGCTTCAATGGACTCAGTGGAGAAATTAGTATTTCTCTTCCACGTGCGAAACACCt GATTTTAGCTGGAAATATGTTTACTGGAGCAGTCCCACAATGGATTCTTGATACAAATCAAATAAT AGATCTTTCATATAACAACTTCACAAGTACAGGTGGTGTTGATGACTGTCAGAAAAGTGGCCT CAACTTGTTCGCAAGCACTTCAAGGATCAATAACTC aggaGCTGTTTCATGTTTGGGAAACCTTAATTGTCCATCAGAAC CTTCGCACTATCTTTATATAAACTGTGGAGGGAAAGTAGAAACTGTTGATAATATCACCTATGAATCTGATGTTTATGACGACAAGCTTTCAACATTTCATCGAAGTACTTATTGGGCATTTAGCGGCACTGGTATTTTTTTGGATGATTCAATTACAAAGGGTAGCTTAGTTCGGGAAAATAAACAAGTTGCTTCAAGTGTTGGTCCGCTTTACATCAATGCTCGCCTTTCATATAGCTCATTGACTTACTATGCATTCTGTCTGAACAATGCAACATACAACGTGAGCCTCCATTTTGCGGAGATAGACTTCACTGATGGTAAAAATTATAGCAGCTTAGGAAGGCGGATATTTGATGTTTACATTCAG GGAAAGCGGGAGCTGAAGGATTTCAATATTAAGGATAAAGCAGGCGGGGTTGGCAAACCAATTCTAAAGAATTTCACTGCAAATGTTTCAGATGGTACTTTGGAGATCCGTTTACAGTGGGCTGGAAAAGGGACAACATCTATTCCCGAGAGGGGAGTTTTCGGTCCTCTTATTTCTGCAATATCTATCTTTGATCCTG CTTATAAACCTCGAAAAGGTAGTGGGGGAGGTATCAGCGCAGCTGCAGAGGTTGGTATTGTGGCTGCTGCAATATTTGCTACTTTCCTGATTGTGGGCGGCATCCTTTGGTGGAGTGGATGCTTAAGACGGAGGAGTACATTGGAACGAG ATCTAAAAGGTATAGAATTGCAGACTAGTTGCTTCACCCTAAGGCAAATTAAGGACGCAACAAACAACTTTGATGCTGCTAATAAGATTGGAGAAGGCGGTTTCGGTCCTGTTTACAAG GGCATTCTGGCAGATGGCACAGAAATTGCTGTCAAGCAGCTATCCGCTAGATCAAAGCAAGGAAATCGCGAGTTCGTGACGGAGATTGGCATGATTTCAGCTCTACAGCATCCTCATCTAGTAAAGCTGTACGGATGTTGCATTGAAGGAAATCAACTGTTGCTTATATATGAGTACTTGGAAAACAATAGCCTTGCTCGTGCATTGTTCG GTCCAGAAGAATTTCAGTTGACATTAGACTGGCCAACTAGACGGAAGATTTGCATTGGTATAGCAAGAGGTTTAGCTTATCTCCATGAAGAATCAAGGTTGAAGATTGTCCATAGAGACATTAAGGTCACCAATGTGTTGCTTGATAAggatctaaaccctaaaatatcCGACTTTGGTTTGGCCAAGCTTGACGAAGAAGACAATACCCACATTAGCACCCGAATTGCTGGAACTTA TGGCTATATGGCTCCGGAATATGCAATGCATGGACGTTTAACTGATAAAGCAGATGTATATAGTTTCGGGATCGTGGCCCTTGAAATTGTTAGTGGCACGTGCAACACTAAACACAGTCGCGTAAAGGAAGAATCTTTCTATCTCCTTGATTTG GCTAATACGTTGAAGCAAAAGGGGAATTTGTTGGATTTAATTGATCCAAGGGTAGCCTCTCATTGCGACCCCGAAGGGGCAATACTGATGATCGATGTAGCTCTCTTATGCACAAATTCTACTGCGGCAGCAAGGCCATCCATGTCTACGGTGGTGAGCATCCTCGAAGGCAAGGCATCCTTTTCGAACATCATTACAAATTCAAGTATTTACGGAAGCGAGTTGAATCccaaaaatttatatgaaaacgTAGAAGAAAAAGATGTGGAAAACAACAGCCTGACAAAGAGAATGTTAGGGGATGGGCAATGGACTTCATCTTCAGATTTATATCCAGTAAGTTTGACATCTTCGTATTGGCAAAATAGCAGCTCAACCTCAAAAAATTAA